A genomic region of Xiphophorus couchianus chromosome 18, X_couchianus-1.0, whole genome shotgun sequence contains the following coding sequences:
- the eif3k gene encoding eukaryotic translation initiation factor 3 subunit K isoform X2, whose amino-acid sequence MALTFEQMRANVGKLLRGIDRYNPENLTTLERYVETQARENAYDLEANLAVLKLYQFNPAYFQTTVTSQVLLKALTNLPHTDFTLCKCMIDQTHQEERPIRQILYLGNLLETCHFQSFWTSLEENRELIDGITGFEDSVRKFICHVVGITYQTIDRQLLAEMLGDPLDTQLKVWLNKFSWTENEDGQIFVYNQEESIKPKNIVEKIDFESVSSIMATSQ is encoded by the exons ATGGCTTTAACCTTCGAGCAGATGAGGGCGAACGTGGGGAAACTCCTGCGAGGAATCGATAG GTACAACCCAGAGAACCTGACCACGCTGGAGCGCTACGTGGAGACGCAAGCTCGGGAAAACGCCTACGATCTGGAGGCAAACCTGGCTGTGCTGAAGCT GTACCAGTTTAATCCAGCTTACTTCCAGACTACAGTGACCTCACAGGTTCTGCTCAAGGCTCTGACCAACCTGCCACACACCGACTTCACCCTCTGCAAGTGTATGATCGACCAAACACAC CAGGAGGAGCGACCCATCAGACAGATCCTCTACCTGGGGAACCTGCTGGAAACCTGCCACTTCCAGAGCTTCTGG ACAAGTCTGGAGGAGAACAGAGAGCTCATCGACGGCATCACTGGTTTCGAGGACTCAGTTCGGAAAT TCATCTGTCATGttgtgggaatcacctaccaGACCATCGACCGGCAGCTGCTGGCTGAGATGCTGGGAGACCCACTGG ACACGCAGCTGAAGGTGTGGCTGAATAAATTTAGCTGGACGGAGAACGAGGACGGCCAGATCTTCGTCTACAACCAGGAGGAGAGCATCAAGCCCAAAAACATCGTGGAGAAGATCGACTTCGAGA
- the eif3k gene encoding eukaryotic translation initiation factor 3 subunit K isoform X1, with translation MALTFEQMRANVGKLLRGIDRYNPENLTTLERYVETQARENAYDLEANLAVLKLYQFNPAYFQTTVTSQVLLKALTNLPHTDFTLCKCMIDQTHQQEERPIRQILYLGNLLETCHFQSFWTSLEENRELIDGITGFEDSVRKFICHVVGITYQTIDRQLLAEMLGDPLDTQLKVWLNKFSWTENEDGQIFVYNQEESIKPKNIVEKIDFESVSSIMATSQ, from the exons ATGGCTTTAACCTTCGAGCAGATGAGGGCGAACGTGGGGAAACTCCTGCGAGGAATCGATAG GTACAACCCAGAGAACCTGACCACGCTGGAGCGCTACGTGGAGACGCAAGCTCGGGAAAACGCCTACGATCTGGAGGCAAACCTGGCTGTGCTGAAGCT GTACCAGTTTAATCCAGCTTACTTCCAGACTACAGTGACCTCACAGGTTCTGCTCAAGGCTCTGACCAACCTGCCACACACCGACTTCACCCTCTGCAAGTGTATGATCGACCAAACACAC CAGCAGGAGGAGCGACCCATCAGACAGATCCTCTACCTGGGGAACCTGCTGGAAACCTGCCACTTCCAGAGCTTCTGG ACAAGTCTGGAGGAGAACAGAGAGCTCATCGACGGCATCACTGGTTTCGAGGACTCAGTTCGGAAAT TCATCTGTCATGttgtgggaatcacctaccaGACCATCGACCGGCAGCTGCTGGCTGAGATGCTGGGAGACCCACTGG ACACGCAGCTGAAGGTGTGGCTGAATAAATTTAGCTGGACGGAGAACGAGGACGGCCAGATCTTCGTCTACAACCAGGAGGAGAGCATCAAGCCCAAAAACATCGTGGAGAAGATCGACTTCGAGA